The Fulvivirga ligni genome window below encodes:
- a CDS encoding ribose-phosphate pyrophosphokinase, whose product MSSVKIFSGKETKYLADKIALAYGKPLGEVILQQFSDGEMSPFFTESVRGSDVFLIQSTFPPSDNFMELLLMIDAAKRASAKYVTVVVPYFGYARQDRKDKPRVAIAAKLMANLLSAAGADRIMTCDLHADQIQGFFDIPVDHLDGTSIFIPYIRSLNLENIIFASPDVGGVKRTRSFAKFFRAEMVVCDKYREKANEVASMRLIGDVEGKDVVMVDDLIDTGGTICKAAQLLKDKGATSVRAVATHPILSGNAYENIQNSALEELVITDTLPLKEERSKIKVLSVSDLFAKAIRKIHDHESISSLFIHS is encoded by the coding sequence ATGTCTTCAGTTAAAATCTTCTCCGGAAAAGAAACTAAATATTTAGCCGATAAAATTGCTTTGGCATACGGCAAACCCTTAGGAGAAGTAATCCTCCAACAATTTAGCGACGGAGAAATGTCTCCATTTTTCACTGAATCTGTAAGAGGAAGCGACGTCTTTCTTATCCAATCTACTTTTCCTCCTTCTGACAACTTTATGGAGCTGCTATTAATGATTGATGCAGCTAAAAGAGCAAGTGCTAAGTATGTTACTGTAGTGGTTCCTTACTTTGGATATGCACGTCAGGATAGAAAAGACAAGCCTAGAGTTGCTATAGCAGCAAAACTTATGGCCAACCTGCTTTCAGCAGCCGGAGCGGATAGAATTATGACTTGCGATTTACATGCCGATCAGATTCAAGGTTTCTTTGACATTCCGGTAGATCACTTGGATGGTACTTCAATCTTTATTCCTTATATCAGATCTCTGAACTTAGAAAACATTATTTTTGCATCTCCTGACGTGGGTGGTGTGAAGAGAACCAGAAGTTTCGCTAAATTCTTTAGAGCTGAAATGGTAGTTTGTGATAAGTACAGAGAGAAAGCCAATGAAGTAGCTTCTATGAGGCTAATTGGTGATGTAGAAGGCAAAGATGTGGTGATGGTAGATGACCTTATCGATACAGGAGGCACTATTTGCAAAGCAGCTCAGCTTCTAAAAGATAAAGGAGCGACTTCAGTAAGAGCTGTAGCTACTCACCCTATTCTTTCAGGAAATGCGTATGAAAACATTCAGAACTCTGCCTTGGAAGAACTAGTTATCACTGATACTTTACCGCTTAAAGAAGAGCGTAGCAAAATCAAAGTATTGTCAGTGTCTGATCTTTTTGCAAAAGCAATCAGAAAAATTCATGATCATGAGTCTATAAGCTCATTGTTCATCCATTCTTAA
- a CDS encoding 50S ribosomal protein L25/general stress protein Ctc, giving the protein MKTVEIIGYKRANLGKAESKKLRAEGNVPCVLYGGDKQVHFSAPMILFRELVYTDEAHFVHLNIEGEEYEAIMQDLQFHPVSEVLLHVDFLQLFEGKKIKMNVPVHFEGEAPGVAKGGTLIKKRRYLQVSALPKDMPEHISVSLKTLDFGKAIKVQEIEENNFEILDTKIASVAVVEIPRALRGKKMEEDEEEGAAEEGAEEATE; this is encoded by the coding sequence ATGAAAACAGTTGAGATTATAGGGTATAAAAGAGCAAATCTCGGCAAAGCTGAATCTAAAAAGCTTCGTGCTGAGGGTAACGTTCCTTGCGTACTTTATGGTGGTGACAAACAAGTTCACTTTTCCGCACCAATGATTCTTTTTAGAGAGCTTGTTTATACTGATGAGGCTCACTTTGTTCACTTGAACATTGAAGGTGAAGAATATGAAGCAATCATGCAAGATCTTCAATTCCACCCTGTAAGTGAAGTTCTTTTACACGTTGATTTCTTACAGTTATTTGAAGGAAAGAAAATCAAAATGAACGTACCTGTTCACTTCGAAGGAGAAGCTCCTGGAGTAGCGAAAGGTGGTACTTTAATTAAGAAAAGAAGATATCTTCAAGTTTCTGCTTTACCAAAAGATATGCCTGAGCATATTTCGGTAAGCCTTAAAACTTTGGACTTTGGTAAAGCTATCAAAGTACAAGAGATCGAAGAAAACAACTTTGAAATCCTTGATACTAAAATTGCTTCTGTGGCTGTGGTTGAGATACCTAGAGCTCTTAGAGGTAAGAAAATGGAGGAAGATGAGGAAGAAGGAGCAGCTGAAGAAGGAGCAGAAGAAGCTACTGAATAA
- a CDS encoding DUF4136 domain-containing protein, with protein sequence MKSRSHLIMIGALSVVIASCFSYRELPVEYDYSYKGRFDKYSNYDFLIQSENEELEGGGKIIQTAIESHMKFLGYKRKDSKPDLLLSFRVFVDSLNFRGYNQPRIEDWMAKQDRDLEYDRLKIGMKEGTLLIQIFDRKQKTSIWQGYATDYYGRVNFSDYRDVNNAVKSILNKYQFFADGFLDEQKKILSQTP encoded by the coding sequence ATGAAATCACGCTCTCATTTAATTATGATAGGTGCGTTATCTGTGGTGATAGCGTCCTGTTTTTCCTACCGTGAACTTCCCGTAGAATATGACTACAGCTACAAGGGAAGATTTGATAAGTACAGTAACTATGACTTCCTAATACAATCAGAGAATGAAGAATTGGAAGGTGGTGGCAAGATCATTCAGACTGCCATAGAATCGCACATGAAATTTCTGGGATATAAGCGTAAGGACAGTAAGCCCGATTTACTTCTATCTTTCAGAGTTTTTGTAGACAGTCTTAACTTCAGAGGCTATAATCAGCCCCGCATAGAAGACTGGATGGCCAAGCAAGATCGAGACCTTGAGTATGACAGACTTAAGATAGGTATGAAGGAAGGCACCCTTCTTATTCAGATTTTTGATAGAAAACAAAAAACTTCCATCTGGCAAGGATATGCTACTGACTACTATGGCAGAGTTAATTTCTCTGACTATAGAGATGTAAATAATGCCGTAAAATCCATCCTAAACAAGTATCAATTCTTTGCGGATGGGTTCCTTGATGAACAAAAAAAGATACTATCTCAGACACCTTGA
- the pth gene encoding aminoacyl-tRNA hydrolase, which produces MKYLIAGLGNIGAEYELTRHNIGFLTLDRLADKEGFTFENTRLAEKAEFKHKSRHIHLIKPTTYMNLSGKAINFWLQELKIPKENLLVLVDDIAIPFGNLRLRTKGSAAGHNGLKNIEQVTGGSNYSRLKMGIGDDYSKGKQVDFVLSPFTKKEFEELPFMMDKAIDMCLSFCTVGAVHTMNNFND; this is translated from the coding sequence ATGAAATATCTAATAGCCGGACTGGGAAATATTGGCGCTGAATATGAGCTTACAAGACATAACATTGGCTTTCTTACCTTAGATAGGCTTGCTGATAAGGAGGGGTTTACCTTTGAAAATACTCGATTAGCAGAAAAAGCAGAGTTTAAACATAAGTCGAGGCACATTCACCTCATCAAACCTACCACGTATATGAATTTAAGTGGCAAGGCGATCAATTTCTGGCTGCAAGAGCTAAAAATACCTAAAGAAAATCTCCTGGTATTGGTAGATGATATTGCTATTCCTTTCGGCAATCTAAGGTTAAGAACCAAAGGATCTGCAGCCGGCCATAATGGATTAAAGAACATAGAGCAAGTAACAGGCGGAAGCAATTACTCAAGACTTAAAATGGGTATTGGTGATGATTATTCTAAAGGAAAGCAGGTTGACTTCGTTTTAAGTCCTTTCACAAAAAAAGAATTTGAAGAGCTGCCTTTCATGATGGACAAAGCCATTGATATGTGCTTATCATTCTGTACAGTAGGAGCTGTTCATACCATGAACAACTTTAACGATTAA